From Bacteroidales bacterium:
CCTCCTCCTTTTTTTGCCATATGTTTCCCAAAAAAATGCATTAAATGAGCTGGAGCAAATAGATTTACCTTTAATATATCATCAACATGTTTTTGCCAGTCAGTGAAATTTGATTCCAGCATATTGCATTCTTTGTATATCCCTGCATTATTTACCAGGATGTCAATTTTGCCGGTTTTTCTAATTATTTTTTCGCAAAAACTATCAATCTGTGAAATATCGCTCAGGTCGGCCCTTTGAATAATATGATTATCGTGGTGTAGTAACGAATGGGTTTTTAATGCTTCATTGGCATTATGATTATAATGTATAACTATCCTTGCCCCACAGTCTGCAAATTTTATTGCAGTTTCCCTTCCAATGCCCCGTGAAGCACCGGTAATCAAAACTGTTTTTCCTGTAAAATCAATTTTCATAACATCTCACAGATTCCTGTAGAACTTATGGTAGTTTTGATGATTTTCACATAATTATCATTCACTTTCAGGCCTTTTTCCATGATATTGGCAATTTCTTCCTGTTTCTTCTCCTCACATACTGATATAACCGAAGAGCCTCCCCCGCTTATGTTAAAACCATATGCGCCTGCCGATAACACTTTAGCTTTCGTATCAAGATAATTGGTAATAACTGCTGAGCGCACCGGTTCGGCAATATAATCCTTACTAATGGCCTTCCCGAACTCTTCAATATCTTTAGTATAAATTGCACATATTACCCTGGCGCAGCGTGCCATTTGTTCTTTTAACTTTTCCTGTCCTATTTCATAAGTAATAAAACCCCTGGTTGTCCTCTGGTTTTTTTTAATCACTGCCAGTACTACCGGAAATTCCGGAATATCTAACTTAATGACATCAATAGGGTTGTAACTTTTAACAAGAATGAATCCTCCGAGCAATGCGGCAGCAACATTGTCGGCATGCGGCGAGCCCCCTGAAGCTATTTCTCCCATACGGGCAAGGTCAATAAGTTCATTAGAGGGTAAATTCAGGTTTAATAATTTATTTAAGCCATAAATAGCGGAAGCAGCAGAAGCTCCTGTTGTCCCCAGACCACAACCTGATGTCATACCTTTTGTTATGGTAACTTTTACACCGAAATTCAGTTTATATTTTTTTTTCAACTCCATAATCGCCAGCCCTGCCGTATTATCTTCGATACTCACAGGGATATTCTGATTATCACCATCAAATTCAATTATTATCTTGTCATCATTAATAAGTTCAAGAACCATTTTATCATATGGTTCTTTTAATGTCATGGCAAAAATGTCATAGCCAGGACCCACATTAGCAGTGGTTGCAGGTCCTCTTAAAACAATTTTTTTCATATTAGTCTGTTTTTCTGCATAATTTTTTTCAATTTTTCCGTTTTTTCGGTGCTCAAAGGAGTAAGCGGCGAGCGGTGTCCACCGGCCGGCAAACCCATAAGGTTAAGCGCCATTTTTGCTGCCATAGGATTAGACTCAAAACGGATGGCCTCGAACAGTTCGTAATATTCAAAATGAATTTTTTCGGCTTCTTTCATTTTTCCTTCAAGGGCCAATTCTGTCAAACTTTTCATAACTTCGGGGATAACATTTCCGGAAACTGTAAAAGTGCCCGCCCCTCCAAAAGAAATGATGGGATATGCAGTAGTATCTTTGCCGGTAAATACAAAAAAGTTCTCATTGCGTGTAAGGTAAATAATTTTAGCGAGGTGATCCAATTTTTTATTTCCATCCTTAATTCCGATAATATTTGGATGTTTCGCCAGCAGTCCTGTTGTTTCGGGCAATAAGTCCACACCTGTCCTTTCAGGGGCATTGTGCAACAATATAGGCACCGGAGAGAAATCGGCAAGTTTTTCATAAAAGTCAATCAGCCCTTCCTGCTTTGGAAGAACAAAATAAGGTGTAAAAACCGCTATATAATCCACGCCCAGGTCGGCAAAGCGTTGTACACGTTCTTTGGCTTCCCACAAACTGGTGCTGCAGGCATCGGGGGCCAGTTTCACCCTGCCACGAGCAGTTTCGGCAATGATTTGTATCACGCGGTACACTTCCTCATCCGACATCATGGTGTTTTCGCCTGTAACGCCCAGTGGTGCGATGCCATGAATGCCGGATTTTATTTGTCGTTCAACAAGCATTTTGAGCCCTTCTTCATCAAGAGATAAATCCTGTTTGAAAGGCGTAATCAACAGAGTATAAGCTCCTTTTACCATAATAAATTAATTTAAATTTGTTAAAATAGTATTTTGAATTTGAAAAATTATTGTTCTACCTCTCCAGTGTAACATTCCCTTTTTTCTTAATTTGTGAATCATCCTGCATTTTGGCAACAACATAGTATGAATATACACCATTGGGCATGTCTTTTCCTTTGTAAGTTCCATCCCATTCCCCATTTACATTGCCGGTATCAAAAACTTTTTCGCCCCAGCGGTCAAATACTACCAGGCTGAGTTCAACAATACCTTCCCCTCTTACCCGAAACACATCGTTTTGTCCGTCACCGTTGGGTGAGAATATATTCGGGACATAAAAAACCGGATGATAACAATCCACATCTGGATTTATCAATTCGACGGTTCTACTAATAACACATCCATTGCTATCCGTTATAGTAACCGTATAGTTTCCTTCAATAAGTCCGGACAATTGCAATGTTGTATCTCCAGTATTCCACTCGTAATCATAGGGTTGTGTACCTCCTGTTACTGAGAGTTCTATAGTCCCCTGGTCAAAATTGGGGCAGTCGGGATTTGCAAAATCCACATCAACATCCTGAGCAGGAAGGACAACAATATAAATAGTATCGGAATCTCCGCATTGCCCGCTTATGGTATAAATAACTTTAGAAGTCCCAACGCCGGCATTTATGGTATTAAACATTCCCGTTGAAGAATTTGTCATGCCATTTCCGCTCCATAAACCACCTGACTGGGCTGCTTCCATATCAATATTACCAATATTTTCACAACTTGGGCCAACCGCAGTGATGGTAGCATCGGCCACGGGAAGAAAAGCAAGAATAATGCTATCGTTTTCAACACAGGAATTGGCATCTGTAACTTCCACCCAATAAGTACCTGATGTATAAACATCCATAATTTGTTCGTCAAAAGAATTATTCCATAAATAAGTTGCGCCCGTATTCCCTGCATCAAGGCTAATAGTATCTCCCATACAATAAGAAGCATCATTTCCCAAATTAACGACAGGCAATAAATTTACAATGATATATATCGTGTCACTATCGCCACAAAGGCCTCCTAATGTGTAAATTACCTGATTGGAGTCCGCTAATGCAACGGCAGGGTTAAACACTCCATTGATGTTATCGGTTATTCCGGTGCCGCTCCATATCCCGCCGGATTCTGCAGCAGTAAGGGTTACCGGAAGCCAGTTTATGCATAATGGCGGCTGGGGAGTAATGGTTGCATCCGCCCAGGGTTCAACAGTGATATCAATAGAATCCCTTCCAACGCAGCCATGAATATCTGATACCTGTACCCAGTATAGTCCGCTGCTGCCGGCATTATATGTCTGTCCGTCATGGCTATCCTGCCACAAAAATGCGAAGCCCGGATTTCCGGCATCAAGCAGAAGAACTGCTCCATCGCAAAATGTAGTATCATCGCCCAGATCCACATCAGGTAATTCATTCACTGTTACAACCACATCTTCCGTGGCTGAACATCCCAAAACACTTACTGTAACAAAATAGGTTTCGGTAACTGACGGGGATACATTGATGCTTTGCGAATTCTGATTGGTACTCCAATGGTATAAAATTCCACCTGATGCTGTTAATGTAACATCATTACCTTCACATACGGATGTATCATTTGTTACGAATGGGATTACGTTAAGTACACTTATAGTAACGGAATCAACACCGGTACAGTAATCGGCATTAGTAATTGTAACATAATATTGAGTTGTTACATTGGTTGTGCAAACTGGATTTTGAGAATGAATATCATCAAGCCCGTCAGCCGGCGACCAGGTATATGCTATTCCGGGGGATGCATGCAAGGTGACACTGTTCCCGTTACACAAACCATCATCTTCACCTGCATCGGCATTTACAAGTGATACTGTCAAAACAACAGGGATGCGGTATGTACCTGGGCAGGTTCCAAAATAATATGTTGTTGTGGCTTGAGGATTACTAATATAGAGAGATGTTGTGTTTGACAATTGTGTCCCGCCGAATTCTGAAGAATACCAGCCGTATGATGTTCCCGAAGGCGGGGTACCGGTTATGTTTGCAGTAAGAGTAACAGGTACTCCCTGGCAGGTAAGCACATCTGATGCTGAGACAGAAAAGTGTGCCACTGTGGCATTATCAACTCCTCTTCTTCCGCTAGTAGCTCCATTAGGAGGAAACTCAGGTGAAACTCCTGAAGAATTTGTGGTGCCATTCAGCCCGCCTTCTGCATTTTTATATATTGAACCATTGGAAATGGCGATATAACCTCCTCCACCTCCGCCTCCCGGCCCCTGAGCCTGAGACTGAATGGTGTTATAGTAAGTGCTGATTACCTGATTACCTCCGTTGCCCCCCGATGCCCAAACTGATACCCCTGAAATTGGCCCTACAGAATTTAAAACTACTGCGCCGCCACCGCCACCGCCGCCAGCTCCATCGGCACCATTGGAACCTAAAAAGCCTGTTCCCGATGTTGAATTCAACCCGTTTATTCCATTTGCATTGAACTCTCCTGAGCCGCTAATATTTCCATAACACATGGCATAAATAATTCCTCCTCCATTGCTTCCTGCGCCGCCCCAGGTGTCATTCTGATGTCCACCACCACCACCACCACCTAAATAAAGGCGTTCATAACCGTTCCAGTTGGGAAACAAAGGCCAGCCTCCTAAGCCACCGTAATTTTTCCTGTTATCTCCTTCCCACAGAGCATCACCGGGGGCAACCGTCAATGCATCACGGTTTTTGTATGACCATGAATATCCGCCTCTGCCACCACCATAGGAAACTACTTTATGAAAATTGGCAGATTCTAAATCCCATGCCTGTATGTATGATGAACTTGTTGTTGTGTCAGGGAAGCCGCTTCCGTCAACCCATGCAGAAGTCTGCCCAACATTACAGCCGCCGCCGCCGCCGGCATTATGCGCATTACCTCCCCCGCCGCCGTTTGCCGGGGCACCCCTGCCATATTGTGCAGAGCCCCCATAGTCGGCAATACCTTCTCCTTTTTGACCTCCCAAATTATTATTTGTAGATGCATAACCGTTGTAAGTATAAACGGTAGAGGTTTGCGGAGAAACCGCACCACCACGGAAACCTTTGCCTGATGTATTGACTGCCCCGTTATTGATAATATCCCCAAGTGTTTCCACTACCAAAACACCTCCGGTGCTCCCATTCCATGCATTACAGGTAAGTTCTGCCCCTGAATTTATTGTCAGTGTTGTGAAGCGCGGCACTCTGACTATCTGTGTTTTTCCGCTTACCGAATAATTATTAACAAGCCCGCATGTAAGATTAATAGTCTGGCCTCCTGCCACAGATGCAACCTGAGCAAATTCATATTTTCCGCAATTTCCAAGTTCGGTTATATATCCGTATTCATGCCACCATTCATCTGTAAAAATAGCTGCACCCTGCATCTGAATGATAAAAATAAGGTCGCCAGGAGCAAGGTTGGTAGAAAAAAGAGAAAGTGAATTGTTAGCAACAGTGATGCTTGTTGCCCCGGCAGTAATATCACTTATCAAGGTCGTATAAGCATTCAATATTGTATTCGTTAAAGAAACTGTATATGAACCGTTCTTGCCTCTCTGAGCATAAGAAAATGTCTCACTTCCCAAACAAATGAGAAGCAGGAGTATGATTGTTTTTTTCATAACAATATCTTTAAAATCATTATATGCACAAATTTAATAAAATCTTAAGCACTCATAAAAAATAAAAAACAAGTTTTGTCTTGTTGCCATAAAAAACGTATTTTTACATCAGATGAAAATTCAACAGGCAATATTAATTATATTTTTATTTTTTACCTCCTGTAAAAAAGAAAATCGGTTTGATTGTTTTAAAAGCACCGGAGATATTATTACAGAACAACGCTTTTCCGAACCTTTCACAGGCATATCTGTCAGCGACAATGTTAATCTTTACCTTACCCAGGACAGCCTGTTCAGCATTTATCTGGAAGCAGGCGAAAATCTGATATCCCTGATACGTTCCGAAGTAAAAGATAGAATTTTATATCTGGATAATGACAACACATGCAACTGGGTAAGAAGTTTTAAACCAAAAGTAAATGCTTACGTCAGCATGCCTTCTTTGCTGTTTCTGGAATACGACGGTTGCGGAAATATATTTACTCGCAATATCTTTAAAGATGACAGCATACGTGTTGAATGTAAAAACGGCTCCGGTATTATTGAAGCTTCTTTAGATGTTAAGAAATGTTTTTTAATCATACATACAGGGCCTGCCGACTTTAATATCAGCGGTAAGGCCGATGAGTTGCAGCTGTATTACAATGGTTCAGGAATGATACATACTGAAAACTTACCAAACCATTACACCTATGTAACTCAAAAAAGCACCGGAGATTGCTTTATCAATGTTGACAATCTGCTCATTTACAATATTAGCTGGACAGGAGATATTTTTTATACGGGAGCACCATCACAAGTACAAGGTAATATAACTGGCACCGGCCAGGCAATTCCTTTTTAAAATGAAATTTACTTTTTTAAAAAGAAAGTTTCTTATTGTAACCACGCTTATTATTTCAATATTAATCGTGTTCATTTCATGGAATATTAACTGGGGAGGAGATAAAACAAAATGGATCATTCTTGCAGATGGTAAGGGATATTACGCTTACCTACCTGCTATTTTTATTTACCATGACCTGAATTACGGTTTTTTTGAAGAAATGGAAATGAAACGATGCACAGACCCAAAGATTTTTTACGATTATCGTGCATACCACAATGGCAATACTACCAATAAATATTTTTGCGGTACTGCACTCTTGCAAATACCATTTTTTCTTACAGCACACCTCATAGCGCAACTTAAAGGTTTTCCTGCCGATGGATATTCGCCAATATATGCAATTTTAATACAAATTGCAGGAATATGTTATCTAGCTATCGGACTGTTTTTTCTTGGCAAACTGCTCCAACTTTATCATATAAAAAAAAACACAATTATTATTGTACTGACAGCAGCAGTCTTCGGAACTAACCTTTTTTATTATACCATTCGCGAAGTGGCCATGTCTCATGTCTATTCTTTTGCATTGATTTCAATGTTTCTATATACTGTAAAATATTTTTCCATAAAAAAGCAAAACCGTTATTTAATATTCTCCGCTTTGCTATTTGGACTTATAATGCTTGTCAGGCCTGTAAATGGTATTATAATTTTTGCCATTCCATTTGTTATTGGCTCAAAATCTGTTTTTCTTGACACGTTGAAATATACACTTAAAAATCCCAAATACATTTTTATAAATTTCTTTTTCATCTTCATGATTTTATCCTTTCAGCCTCTCATTTATAAAATCAGCACAGGATCTTTTTTTATTGACACCTACAATGAAGAATCTTTCAATTTTATGAATCCGGCTTTTTTCAACTTTCTTTTCAGTTATAAAAAAGGTGCCTTTCTTTATACACCATTGCTATTCATTTCGTTGGCAGGTTTCATTTTTCTCAGAAAAAATCCGTTCCGTTTAATAAGCGGAATTATTTCCTGACTTCTGA
This genomic window contains:
- a CDS encoding gliding motility-associated C-terminal domain-containing protein, which encodes MKKTIILLLLICLGSETFSYAQRGKNGSYTVSLTNTILNAYTTLISDITAGATSITVANNSLSLFSTNLAPGDLIFIIQMQGAAIFTDEWWHEYGYITELGNCGKYEFAQVASVAGGQTINLTCGLVNNYSVSGKTQIVRVPRFTTLTINSGAELTCNAWNGSTGGVLVVETLGDIINNGAVNTSGKGFRGGAVSPQTSTVYTYNGYASTNNNLGGQKGEGIADYGGSAQYGRGAPANGGGGGNAHNAGGGGGCNVGQTSAWVDGSGFPDTTTSSSYIQAWDLESANFHKVVSYGGGRGGYSWSYKNRDALTVAPGDALWEGDNRKNYGGLGGWPLFPNWNGYERLYLGGGGGGGHQNDTWGGAGSNGGGIIYAMCYGNISGSGEFNANGINGLNSTSGTGFLGSNGADGAGGGGGGGAVVLNSVGPISGVSVWASGGNGGNQVISTYYNTIQSQAQGPGGGGGGGYIAISNGSIYKNAEGGLNGTTNSSGVSPEFPPNGATSGRRGVDNATVAHFSVSASDVLTCQGVPVTLTANITGTPPSGTSYGWYSSEFGGTQLSNTTSLYISNPQATTTYYFGTCPGTYRIPVVLTVSLVNADAGEDDGLCNGNSVTLHASPGIAYTWSPADGLDDIHSQNPVCTTNVTTQYYVTITNADYCTGVDSVTISVLNVIPFVTNDTSVCEGNDVTLTASGGILYHWSTNQNSQSINVSPSVTETYFVTVSVLGCSATEDVVVTVNELPDVDLGDDTTFCDGAVLLLDAGNPGFAFLWQDSHDGQTYNAGSSGLYWVQVSDIHGCVGRDSIDITVEPWADATITPQPPLCINWLPVTLTAAESGGIWSGTGITDNINGVFNPAVALADSNQVIYTLGGLCGDSDTIYIIVNLLPVVNLGNDASYCMGDTISLDAGNTGATYLWNNSFDEQIMDVYTSGTYWVEVTDANSCVENDSIILAFLPVADATITAVGPSCENIGNIDMEAAQSGGLWSGNGMTNSSTGMFNTINAGVGTSKVIYTISGQCGDSDTIYIVVLPAQDVDVDFANPDCPNFDQGTIELSVTGGTQPYDYEWNTGDTTLQLSGLIEGNYTVTITDSNGCVISRTVELINPDVDCYHPVFYVPNIFSPNGDGQNDVFRVRGEGIVELSLVVFDRWGEKVFDTGNVNGEWDGTYKGKDMPNGVYSYYVVAKMQDDSQIKKKGNVTLER
- a CDS encoding DUF2807 domain-containing protein, with protein sequence MKIQQAILIIFLFFTSCKKENRFDCFKSTGDIITEQRFSEPFTGISVSDNVNLYLTQDSLFSIYLEAGENLISLIRSEVKDRILYLDNDNTCNWVRSFKPKVNAYVSMPSLLFLEYDGCGNIFTRNIFKDDSIRVECKNGSGIIEASLDVKKCFLIIHTGPADFNISGKADELQLYYNGSGMIHTENLPNHYTYVTQKSTGDCFINVDNLLIYNISWTGDIFYTGAPSQVQGNITGTGQAIPF
- a CDS encoding SDR family oxidoreductase, which produces MKIDFTGKTVLITGASRGIGRETAIKFADCGARIVIHYNHNANEALKTHSLLHHDNHIIQRADLSDISQIDSFCEKIIRKTGKIDILVNNAGIYKECNMLESNFTDWQKHVDDILKVNLFAPAHLMHFFGKHMAKKGGGKIINVSSRGAFRGEPLAPAYGSSKAALNQLSQSLACLLAPSHVFVYVVAPGFVETDMSKNALKGEKGMEIKKQSPLNRIAKPEEVAHAILLLASDNTDFMTGAILDVNGASYLRS
- a CDS encoding homoserine kinase; protein product: MKKIVLRGPATTANVGPGYDIFAMTLKEPYDKMVLELINDDKIIIEFDGDNQNIPVSIEDNTAGLAIMELKKKYKLNFGVKVTITKGMTSGCGLGTTGASAASAIYGLNKLLNLNLPSNELIDLARMGEIASGGSPHADNVAAALLGGFILVKSYNPIDVIKLDIPEFPVVLAVIKKNQRTTRGFITYEIGQEKLKEQMARCARVICAIYTKDIEEFGKAISKDYIAEPVRSAVITNYLDTKAKVLSAGAYGFNISGGGSSVISVCEEKKQEEIANIMEKGLKVNDNYVKIIKTTISSTGICEML
- the dapA gene encoding 4-hydroxy-tetrahydrodipicolinate synthase, which codes for MVKGAYTLLITPFKQDLSLDEEGLKMLVERQIKSGIHGIAPLGVTGENTMMSDEEVYRVIQIIAETARGRVKLAPDACSTSLWEAKERVQRFADLGVDYIAVFTPYFVLPKQEGLIDFYEKLADFSPVPILLHNAPERTGVDLLPETTGLLAKHPNIIGIKDGNKKLDHLAKIIYLTRNENFFVFTGKDTTAYPIISFGGAGTFTVSGNVIPEVMKSLTELALEGKMKEAEKIHFEYYELFEAIRFESNPMAAKMALNLMGLPAGGHRSPLTPLSTEKTEKLKKIMQKNRLI